A genomic stretch from uncultured Pseudodesulfovibrio sp. includes:
- a CDS encoding thermonuclease family protein: protein MEKFTPKRWKDRLSFLPQGFKQSQYVQRMRRRILEIIRVVSLFLLLAIPASAADVTLLEPGDRIMAVVLEVVDGDSLVVEVRGLRMPVRLAGVNCPEWDAPGGTEAKAFTAEWIARNPTLILEAAQDYYTKKPDCWDRFNRLLAWVWRDNHLLQEDMVRAGHAQVKWITEKDKHYKRLVAAERE from the coding sequence ATGGAAAAATTTACACCGAAGCGATGGAAGGATCGACTGTCCTTTTTGCCACAAGGTTTCAAACAATCCCAATACGTGCAGCGAATGCGGCGAAGAATTTTGGAAATAATCAGGGTTGTATCCCTTTTCCTGCTCCTGGCCATCCCGGCCAGCGCCGCGGACGTCACACTGTTGGAGCCCGGCGACCGCATCATGGCCGTTGTCCTCGAAGTGGTCGACGGCGACTCCCTGGTGGTGGAGGTGCGCGGCCTGCGCATGCCCGTGAGACTGGCCGGGGTGAACTGCCCGGAATGGGATGCCCCCGGCGGCACCGAGGCCAAAGCCTTCACCGCCGAATGGATCGCGCGCAACCCGACCCTTATCCTGGAGGCCGCCCAGGACTACTACACTAAAAAACCGGACTGCTGGGACCGCTTCAATCGCCTCCTCGCCTGGGTCTGGCGCGACAACCACCTCCTGCAGGAAGACATGGTCCGCGCAGGCCACGCCCAGGTGAAGTGGATCACCGAAAAGGACAAACACTATAAGCGGCTCGTGGCCGCGGAAAGGGAATAA
- a CDS encoding helix-turn-helix transcriptional regulator, translating into MANWKGIEYSGTLAHVIEETPDQELAFYDYIDDLSDQIFEAMESKGWSKADLARATGKSRSWVTQVLSGENNMTMKTFVSILHALGMKAETKIVNDKECSWNGISSDFEYLNLKSKQDSLARVQAPYKEVGLRRGKILKYAKAA; encoded by the coding sequence GTGGCTAATTGGAAGGGCATCGAGTACAGCGGGACTCTGGCACACGTCATTGAGGAAACTCCTGACCAGGAACTGGCGTTCTATGACTACATCGATGATTTGTCCGATCAAATTTTTGAAGCAATGGAGAGCAAAGGCTGGAGCAAGGCAGACCTTGCCAGAGCCACCGGAAAGAGCCGCTCCTGGGTCACCCAGGTGCTTTCCGGCGAAAACAACATGACCATGAAGACGTTTGTTTCCATCCTCCATGCCCTAGGCATGAAGGCCGAGACCAAGATTGTTAATGACAAAGAATGCTCCTGGAACGGAATAAGCAGCGATTTCGAGTATCTCAACCTGAAATCGAAGCAAGACTCCTTGGCTCGCGTCCAGGCCCCATACAAAGAGGTAGGTCTGCGCAGAGGGAAAATACTTAAGTACGCCAAGGCAGCATAG
- a CDS encoding protein-export chaperone SecB, with amino-acid sequence MGIVRQAVRTKEPYLKMDYHFFPNVEVEMCLELPGQEAVEGFMDLDWDFEVNVGQDENRKEAYSIRMQLSTANQEKKAYKVKLTALGFFHFTDECPEEQRESMIYVLGQNMLYGACREYLYTMTAHGPHPALYLPGVTFVPDNNGEEEEVEALEE; translated from the coding sequence ATGGGTATTGTCAGACAGGCTGTAAGGACCAAAGAACCTTACCTGAAAATGGACTACCACTTCTTTCCGAATGTCGAGGTCGAAATGTGCCTCGAACTGCCGGGACAGGAGGCAGTCGAAGGATTCATGGACCTGGATTGGGATTTCGAGGTCAATGTAGGTCAGGACGAGAACCGGAAGGAAGCATATTCCATCCGCATGCAGCTCTCCACGGCCAACCAAGAGAAGAAGGCGTACAAGGTCAAACTCACCGCCCTTGGCTTCTTCCATTTCACGGATGAATGCCCGGAAGAGCAGCGAGAGTCCATGATCTACGTCCTGGGTCAAAACATGCTGTACGGCGCGTGCAGGGAATACCTGTACACCATGACCGCGCATGGACCTCATCCGGCCCTGTATCTGCCCGGCGTGACGTTCGTGCCGGACAATAACGGCGAAGAAGAAGAAGTCGAAGCATTGGAGGAATAA
- a CDS encoding DUF2188 domain-containing protein produces MSKPKQTHVVPNPNGGWDSKDTGNSRVSRHFDTKRETTDWARDHSRRDGNELVIHNRDGQIGQKDSHGNDPCPPRDKN; encoded by the coding sequence ATGTCCAAACCCAAACAGACCCACGTGGTCCCCAATCCCAACGGAGGTTGGGACTCCAAAGACACCGGCAATAGCCGTGTTTCCAGGCACTTTGATACCAAACGCGAAACCACCGACTGGGCCAGAGACCACAGCCGGCGAGATGGTAACGAACTCGTCATCCACAACCGGGATGGCCAGATCGGCCAGAAGGATTCCCACGGCAACGATCCCTGTCCACCCAGGGACAAGAACTAG
- a CDS encoding GrlR family regulatory protein, giving the protein MNGLYTVVFRVGAENRSMIMVINNGTLKGGNTEYYYNGTCTLDGEDITGSIVAKHYAGRTDQAFGNAKEIPLEVKGRISGNTITGEARQVQLSMVMPFSGEKRG; this is encoded by the coding sequence ATGAACGGACTCTATACTGTTGTCTTCCGGGTCGGAGCCGAAAATCGCTCCATGATCATGGTCATCAATAACGGTACACTCAAGGGTGGTAACACCGAGTATTACTACAATGGAACCTGTACGCTGGACGGCGAAGATATCACCGGTTCTATTGTGGCAAAGCACTACGCGGGGCGTACCGACCAGGCCTTTGGCAATGCCAAGGAAATCCCTCTGGAAGTCAAGGGACGCATCAGCGGCAACACGATCACTGGCGAAGCTCGCCAGGTGCAGTTGAGTATGGTCATGCCTTTTTCGGGAGAGAAGCGGGGATAG
- a CDS encoding phage tail protein — MMRTVHLHGHLGDRYGVIHRLDVSTPAEAVRALNVILGRGFGADLRKGEWHVVGGVDFDTGTDYGSGAMLDFGLGSRDLHIAPAVSGSKRGLFQVVLGVAIMAVAWYAAPAVVGAMGPTMGMATEIGLGLTYGNMFAAGAMMSLGGAASMLSSTPSLTSGYEAREKPDERRSFLFTGATNTTEQGGAIPVVLGTGYRVGWTLISSGITVEQLDLNDQVIGSSEYTGDTGAGITGSGGGGGGGGSVRVPVEAPNDLRSRSTIRAEGVIAEGEIGGLKDGEKSIFFGDTPLMAEDGTYNFKGVRWWLRTGSPDQDPIPGFSAVENEYEIKAQVTHATPITRTVTNAQADAVRVRINIPRLYRQEDNGDMNPSQIELAVDIRPQGGDYVERVRDVVDGKCMAAYERAYRIELIGTGPWDVRVRRVTEDNEDNSRITDEFSWAALTEIVDLKFTHPHTAKFAVAIDAEEFGNALEPVSLEIVGVKVEVPSNYDPETRIYAGAWDGTFKTANTDNPAWNMREVLVNDRWGCGLTDVDKWGLYEISGYSDELVDDGYGGQEPRFTLNHVMQTREDVHHVVTALTSTFRGMAYWSTGSIFFAQDRPMEPTHPPLVRANVKGGEFAYEPSGLDERHTVAMVTWNNPLDGYKPDLEIYEDVDAIAKYGWHPTDKVAIGCTSRGQAHRLAKWLVYTEQEQTDAVSCVTGFDHADAVPGSIVPVVDPVIMGVEYGGRIKAAAASEITLDRHVEIRPDTGYVLTLTMPDNSSLDVRVINSAGESDTMMLEAPLPQLPLIGSVWAMTASDLAPRLFRVTSLKEEDIHEFSITAIEYDSNKFDAVEKGIKFDPVPDSLIPTGPVAKPVEPVLDEFLYTQGEGMAPGVLVSWSHPSNDPRVVLYEAQVKRPNDTWDLVGTVAGNSIPIKDTPAGSYSFRVRSLSRGGAQSVWVTLENRNLQGLNQNPNDVQDLVMVQRNGQGVIAWSEVRDWRAIRYEIRKGQAWNTAQRIGSTAELSYPVGANGTYMVKAKTGDAYSDNPALVVVDGAGRLTSNVLAMFDEAAQGWPGTKTGTTVDPSGNLTLSDPAAPGSYFIPEAHRVTLTAPALCNVMIDYTLFGAGVEEDMYAVEDFYAISDLYGGWGEFVSAQPQIRLYKDGTWSDWIRFVPGSYHAENFDFCIGLSSDRADVLPVLDEFSFIVDVPDRAEKRDNLAVPVDGLTVSFSHVFNAIPAVVCQVVNGQSGDDVELTSITAAGFAVRIKDKTETYVARSINFIAQGY; from the coding sequence ATGATGCGTACAGTCCACCTGCACGGGCACCTGGGCGATCGCTATGGAGTCATCCACAGGCTCGACGTTTCAACGCCCGCCGAGGCCGTTCGTGCCCTGAACGTGATTCTTGGGCGCGGGTTCGGTGCCGACCTGCGCAAGGGGGAGTGGCATGTCGTGGGCGGCGTCGATTTCGACACCGGCACGGACTACGGTTCCGGAGCCATGCTCGACTTTGGTCTGGGGTCACGCGACCTGCACATCGCCCCTGCGGTAAGCGGTTCCAAGCGCGGACTGTTTCAGGTGGTGCTCGGCGTGGCCATCATGGCCGTGGCCTGGTACGCGGCGCCGGCCGTTGTCGGGGCCATGGGGCCGACCATGGGCATGGCCACCGAGATCGGCCTCGGCCTGACCTACGGGAACATGTTTGCAGCGGGGGCCATGATGTCGCTCGGCGGAGCTGCGTCCATGCTGTCGAGCACTCCATCGCTGACCAGCGGGTACGAAGCTCGCGAAAAACCGGATGAGCGGCGTTCGTTTTTGTTCACCGGGGCAACCAACACCACCGAGCAGGGCGGGGCCATCCCGGTGGTGCTCGGTACGGGCTACCGCGTGGGCTGGACCCTTATTTCATCCGGCATCACTGTGGAGCAGCTCGACCTCAACGATCAGGTCATCGGTTCCTCGGAATACACCGGCGACACAGGGGCCGGCATAACCGGGTCGGGCGGCGGCGGTGGCGGCGGCGGGTCCGTGCGCGTGCCGGTCGAGGCACCCAATGATCTCCGCTCGCGGTCCACCATCCGGGCCGAGGGCGTCATCGCCGAAGGGGAGATAGGCGGGCTGAAGGACGGCGAGAAGTCCATTTTCTTCGGCGACACCCCGCTTATGGCAGAGGATGGCACCTACAATTTCAAGGGCGTTCGCTGGTGGTTGCGTACCGGCTCTCCGGATCAGGACCCGATTCCCGGTTTCTCGGCCGTGGAAAATGAATACGAGATCAAGGCACAGGTCACCCATGCCACGCCCATCACCCGTACCGTGACCAATGCCCAGGCTGACGCGGTCCGGGTCCGGATCAACATCCCCCGGCTGTATCGTCAGGAAGACAACGGGGACATGAATCCGTCACAGATCGAGCTGGCGGTGGACATCCGTCCCCAGGGCGGAGACTACGTGGAGCGCGTGCGCGACGTGGTCGACGGCAAGTGCATGGCCGCCTATGAGCGGGCCTACCGCATCGAGCTGATCGGTACCGGACCATGGGACGTCAGGGTGCGGCGTGTGACCGAGGACAATGAGGACAACTCGCGGATCACGGACGAATTCTCCTGGGCTGCCCTGACCGAGATCGTGGACTTGAAATTCACCCATCCGCACACGGCGAAGTTTGCCGTGGCCATTGATGCCGAGGAGTTCGGCAACGCCCTGGAACCCGTGTCCCTGGAGATCGTGGGCGTCAAGGTCGAGGTGCCGAGCAACTACGATCCAGAGACCCGGATTTATGCCGGTGCCTGGGACGGGACCTTCAAAACGGCCAATACCGACAATCCGGCCTGGAACATGCGTGAGGTCCTGGTCAATGACCGCTGGGGCTGCGGTCTGACCGACGTGGACAAGTGGGGGCTCTATGAGATTTCCGGTTACAGCGACGAGCTCGTGGACGACGGATACGGCGGACAGGAACCGCGTTTCACCCTCAACCACGTCATGCAGACCCGCGAGGATGTCCACCACGTGGTGACTGCTTTGACCTCGACGTTTCGGGGCATGGCCTACTGGTCCACCGGCTCGATCTTCTTTGCCCAGGATCGACCCATGGAGCCGACCCATCCGCCGCTGGTCCGGGCCAACGTCAAAGGGGGCGAGTTTGCCTACGAACCCTCGGGGTTGGACGAACGTCACACCGTGGCCATGGTCACATGGAACAATCCCCTGGACGGATACAAACCCGACTTGGAGATATACGAGGACGTGGACGCTATCGCCAAGTATGGATGGCACCCCACGGACAAGGTGGCCATAGGCTGCACGTCGCGCGGACAGGCACACAGGCTCGCCAAGTGGCTTGTCTACACTGAACAGGAGCAGACTGACGCGGTTTCCTGCGTGACCGGATTCGACCATGCCGACGCCGTACCCGGCTCTATCGTGCCAGTGGTGGACCCGGTCATCATGGGCGTGGAGTATGGAGGAAGGATCAAGGCAGCGGCAGCGTCCGAGATAACCCTTGACCGGCACGTGGAGATCCGGCCCGATACGGGCTACGTCCTGACCCTGACCATGCCGGACAACTCCTCTCTGGATGTCCGGGTGATCAACTCGGCTGGCGAGTCCGACACCATGATGCTGGAAGCTCCGCTGCCCCAGTTGCCCTTGATCGGATCGGTCTGGGCCATGACCGCCTCGGATCTTGCTCCGCGACTGTTCCGGGTGACGTCTCTCAAAGAGGAAGACATTCACGAGTTCTCCATCACGGCCATCGAATATGACTCAAACAAATTCGACGCCGTGGAGAAGGGCATTAAATTCGACCCGGTCCCCGATTCGCTGATCCCCACGGGCCCGGTAGCCAAGCCGGTGGAGCCTGTGCTGGACGAGTTTCTTTACACCCAGGGAGAGGGCATGGCGCCAGGCGTGCTTGTGTCCTGGTCCCATCCCTCCAACGACCCGCGTGTGGTTTTGTATGAGGCGCAGGTCAAGAGACCGAACGACACCTGGGACTTGGTGGGCACGGTGGCGGGTAACTCCATTCCGATCAAGGACACGCCTGCAGGCTCCTACAGCTTTCGCGTTCGTTCCCTGTCCAGGGGCGGAGCCCAGTCCGTGTGGGTGACCCTGGAAAACCGCAATCTTCAAGGGCTGAACCAGAATCCCAACGACGTGCAGGACCTGGTCATGGTCCAGCGCAACGGACAGGGCGTGATAGCCTGGTCCGAGGTCAGGGACTGGCGCGCCATCCGTTATGAGATCCGTAAAGGACAGGCCTGGAACACGGCTCAGCGTATCGGTTCGACTGCTGAGCTGTCTTATCCGGTAGGGGCCAACGGCACATACATGGTCAAGGCCAAGACCGGGGACGCATACTCGGACAACCCGGCCCTGGTCGTGGTGGATGGAGCGGGGCGACTGACCTCCAATGTGCTGGCGATGTTTGACGAGGCCGCCCAGGGCTGGCCCGGGACAAAAACAGGCACAACCGTTGACCCGTCCGGCAACCTGACCTTGTCCGACCCGGCCGCGCCTGGCTCGTATTTCATTCCGGAAGCCCACCGCGTGACCCTGACAGCGCCAGCGCTGTGCAACGTAATGATCGATTACACCCTGTTCGGGGCGGGCGTGGAGGAAGACATGTATGCGGTCGAGGATTTTTACGCCATCTCCGACCTATATGGCGGCTGGGGCGAGTTTGTGTCCGCACAGCCTCAGATCAGACTCTACAAGGACGGGACCTGGTCAGACTGGATCAGGTTCGTACCCGGTTCCTACCACGCCGAGAACTTTGATTTTTGCATTGGATTGTCCAGCGACCGGGCCGACGTCCTGCCGGTTCTGGATGAGTTCTCCTTCATCGTGGACGTGCCGGATCGGGCTGAGAAGCGCGACAATCTGGCCGTGCCCGTGGACGGGCTGACCGTGTCCTTCAGCCATGTTTTCAACGCGATTCCGGCAGTGGTTTGCCAGGTTGTCAACGGCCAGTCCGGTGATGACGTGGAACTGACGTCCATCACTGCCGCGGGTTTCGCTGTCAGGATCAAGGACAAGACCGAGACCTATGTGGCCCGCTCCATCAACTTTATAGCCCAAGGATATTAG
- a CDS encoding C40 family peptidase has translation MFDQTIIQAAMRHAKDEYPREACGLVVGDEYLPRYNSAADPLRDFRITPQAWIGAERKGIVRAVIHSHPDQAQCPEDVHPTKPDMVGQLETDLPWGIVPVIGGVVSEPFFWGEGAPVLPLTGRRFRHGVADCYSLVRDWYRLERGVILKDYPRSDEWWHGEDDLCMDSFIDAGFRDVDLGLEPEVGDLVLMQVCSSKVNHCGLYVGGGLMLHHLTNRLSRPDPYRVWHKTVRRIGRRDRV, from the coding sequence ATGTTCGACCAGACAATCATCCAGGCGGCCATGCGGCACGCCAAAGACGAATACCCCCGCGAGGCCTGCGGCTTGGTCGTGGGCGACGAATACCTGCCCAGGTACAACAGTGCGGCAGATCCCCTGCGTGATTTTCGCATAACCCCCCAGGCGTGGATCGGGGCCGAGCGAAAGGGGATCGTTCGCGCCGTTATCCATTCTCACCCCGATCAGGCCCAATGCCCGGAAGACGTTCATCCCACCAAACCGGACATGGTCGGTCAGCTCGAAACAGACCTCCCTTGGGGCATCGTGCCGGTTATCGGCGGCGTGGTCTCCGAGCCGTTTTTCTGGGGTGAGGGAGCGCCGGTCTTGCCGCTCACGGGCCGAAGATTCCGTCACGGCGTGGCTGATTGCTATTCCTTGGTGCGCGACTGGTACCGGCTGGAGCGGGGTGTGATCCTCAAGGACTATCCGCGCAGTGACGAGTGGTGGCACGGCGAGGATGACCTGTGCATGGACAGTTTTATCGACGCCGGATTCCGCGACGTTGACCTGGGGCTGGAGCCCGAAGTCGGCGACCTCGTCCTGATGCAGGTCTGCTCGAGTAAGGTCAACCATTGCGGTCTTTACGTCGGGGGTGGCCTGATGCTGCACCATCTGACCAACCGACTGTCCCGCCCAGATCCGTACCGCGTATGGCACAAGACCGTGCGCCGCATCGGCAGGAGGGACAGGGTATGA
- a CDS encoding phage minor tail protein L, which yields MLKSDIQKACPGSLIVLFDIDATAIGGDVSRFTGCTGLDGQPVHWRGNAYMPAAVYADGFEVVGQGALPRPTLYLSHVNTALVGMVRALNDLVGARVTRWRTFDQYLDGGPDADPNAHFAPDVFRINKPKGPNGKWLEWELVSSMDQQGRKVPGRQVLRDRCVARYRLWTGSGFDYSKVQCPYTGTGYFDEMGVPCEPASDKCGKRVSDCKLRYPDNQPLPFWGFPGTARTRR from the coding sequence TTGCTTAAGTCAGACATCCAGAAGGCTTGTCCCGGCTCTCTCATCGTTCTGTTCGACATTGACGCCACCGCCATTGGCGGGGATGTCAGCCGTTTTACAGGTTGCACGGGACTTGATGGCCAGCCTGTTCACTGGAGGGGCAATGCTTACATGCCGGCCGCGGTGTACGCTGACGGGTTCGAGGTCGTCGGACAGGGGGCGCTGCCCAGACCGACCTTGTATTTGTCCCACGTGAACACGGCCCTTGTCGGCATGGTCCGGGCCTTGAACGATCTGGTCGGTGCGCGGGTCACCCGGTGGCGGACCTTTGACCAGTATCTCGACGGCGGACCCGACGCAGATCCGAACGCACACTTTGCGCCGGATGTATTCAGAATCAACAAACCCAAAGGCCCGAACGGCAAGTGGCTGGAATGGGAGTTGGTCTCGAGCATGGACCAACAGGGCAGGAAAGTGCCGGGCCGTCAGGTGCTCCGTGACCGGTGCGTGGCCCGATACCGGCTCTGGACCGGATCAGGCTTCGATTATTCCAAGGTCCAGTGCCCATACACGGGGACCGGATATTTCGATGAAATGGGCGTGCCGTGCGAGCCAGCGTCCGACAAATGCGGGAAACGTGTTTCCGATTGCAAGCTGCGCTATCCCGACAACCAACCATTACCCTTCTGGGGCTTCCCCGGAACGGCCAGGACGAGGCGCTGA
- a CDS encoding phage tail protein, giving the protein MTIPTFVPPKPPTAPLEITQQTRIVSAQFGDGYAQETVDGLNSVVLSANLSWPDLTQSQADEIDAFMMERAGAKAFLWTLPGETVARKWKCRSWPKGYKATGRYSLTAAFQEVFDLA; this is encoded by the coding sequence ATGACGATTCCAACCTTTGTCCCGCCCAAGCCTCCCACTGCCCCTCTGGAGATCACTCAGCAGACACGGATTGTTTCCGCGCAGTTTGGAGACGGCTATGCGCAGGAAACAGTTGATGGATTGAACTCGGTGGTTCTTTCCGCGAATTTGAGCTGGCCTGACCTGACGCAAAGTCAGGCAGATGAGATCGATGCATTCATGATGGAAAGGGCCGGGGCAAAGGCTTTCCTTTGGACCCTGCCCGGGGAGACGGTTGCCAGGAAATGGAAGTGCCGATCGTGGCCTAAGGGCTATAAAGCGACGGGGCGATACAGCCTGACCGCTGCCTTTCAGGAGGTGTTCGATCTTGCTTAA
- a CDS encoding tape measure protein: MPRTEMIVAAKDMASEVFKDIRGSAMGLTTAFLAVRGAIEGIANLRDIGLSFVTTAAEFETLSISLETVTGSAEQAEAATAWIQDFTRRTPYELQEVSDAFRQLAAYGLDPTQYLRPLGDTASAMGKGLNQAVEMFADAAQGEFERLKEFGVRASQKGDQVTFRWKQNGRQMVRTAEKTQTGITEALGEIFSRFEGGMEKQSAAWRGMLSNASDYWTQFRKMVMESGPFDIMKKSLKGFLDYLSTETGKLRFARAAAVTAKAVVGSFKTMAWSVKAFSQSLDYVHGGLLAIKLASLETSLLLTKMNPMAAIANKDSIVGKANTARQGFLGMEIMNTKAQLLRLKREVEGTEDAFAPILAMLDEARDAVTDVKMLAGLDVKGGGFNFGGVDGDGGAGTATKATTKAFNDRIKLEQDFANKLAKLSMDSFDFRRLQLDQEVKASEAKITAILAAEKLGGEERTRVEAHMLEQLEQYKTASLDKIAKDQRIHNAKVAEELSQSMKEMKVTALEASGSMVDGLELGMLQYRDTTKSVAEETADLMQDSMQNMNSSITDALVDGKDSFDRFFDHIYRRAMESFVVEPITGGFMSGLSGLFSGFKVPGFASGGVSYGPQLAMVSEGAYSAEAHVPLPDGRNIPVDIRGLAPVSGGNTFVFKANLSLPTPSGNQKQDESYLEKVAKSLERQFDGWFDRRMRNAQRPGGALNGGPAI, from the coding sequence GTGCCCCGTACTGAAATGATCGTCGCCGCCAAGGACATGGCATCCGAGGTTTTCAAGGATATCCGTGGATCGGCCATGGGACTGACTACCGCGTTTCTGGCCGTTCGCGGAGCCATCGAGGGCATCGCCAACCTCCGTGACATCGGTTTGAGCTTTGTGACCACGGCTGCGGAGTTTGAGACACTTTCCATCAGCCTGGAGACCGTGACCGGCTCGGCAGAACAGGCTGAGGCGGCCACTGCGTGGATTCAGGATTTCACCAGGCGCACTCCCTACGAGCTGCAAGAGGTTTCCGATGCTTTCCGCCAGCTGGCCGCTTACGGCCTTGATCCGACGCAGTATCTCCGGCCGCTTGGAGACACTGCATCCGCCATGGGCAAAGGCCTGAATCAGGCCGTTGAGATGTTCGCCGATGCCGCCCAGGGCGAGTTCGAACGACTCAAGGAATTCGGCGTGCGGGCGTCGCAAAAGGGCGACCAGGTCACCTTCCGCTGGAAGCAGAATGGCCGACAGATGGTCCGGACTGCCGAAAAGACCCAGACCGGTATCACCGAAGCTCTCGGCGAAATTTTTTCCCGGTTTGAGGGAGGCATGGAAAAACAGTCCGCAGCGTGGCGCGGCATGCTTTCCAACGCCAGCGACTACTGGACCCAGTTCAGGAAGATGGTCATGGAATCCGGGCCATTCGACATCATGAAGAAAAGTCTGAAGGGTTTCCTTGATTACCTCAGCACGGAAACCGGAAAACTGCGCTTTGCCCGGGCGGCCGCGGTCACGGCCAAGGCAGTGGTCGGATCGTTCAAGACCATGGCCTGGAGCGTGAAGGCATTCTCGCAGTCCCTGGATTATGTCCATGGCGGTTTGTTGGCAATCAAACTGGCCTCCCTGGAGACCTCTCTGCTCCTGACAAAAATGAATCCTATGGCCGCCATTGCCAACAAGGATTCCATCGTGGGGAAGGCCAATACTGCCCGGCAGGGTTTCCTTGGCATGGAGATCATGAACACCAAGGCCCAGTTGCTGCGGTTGAAGCGAGAGGTTGAAGGAACCGAGGATGCCTTTGCTCCGATCCTGGCCATGCTTGATGAGGCCCGCGATGCGGTGACCGACGTCAAGATGCTGGCCGGGCTCGACGTCAAGGGCGGTGGTTTCAATTTCGGCGGCGTGGACGGCGATGGCGGTGCCGGCACTGCGACCAAGGCCACGACAAAGGCCTTCAACGACAGGATCAAACTCGAACAGGACTTTGCCAACAAGCTCGCCAAGCTCTCCATGGACAGCTTTGATTTCCGCCGGTTGCAGCTCGACCAGGAAGTGAAGGCTTCCGAGGCGAAAATAACTGCCATTCTGGCTGCGGAAAAGCTGGGTGGCGAGGAGCGGACGAGGGTTGAGGCCCACATGCTCGAGCAGCTGGAGCAGTATAAGACAGCATCCCTGGATAAGATCGCAAAGGATCAGAGAATTCATAACGCGAAGGTGGCCGAGGAACTCAGTCAGTCCATGAAGGAGATGAAGGTCACCGCACTGGAGGCATCGGGATCAATGGTCGATGGCCTTGAGCTGGGGATGCTGCAATATCGCGACACGACGAAGTCCGTGGCCGAAGAGACCGCAGACCTTATGCAGGACTCCATGCAGAATATGAACAGCTCCATCACCGACGCCTTGGTCGACGGTAAGGACTCGTTCGACAGATTCTTCGATCACATCTATCGGCGCGCCATGGAGAGCTTTGTGGTTGAGCCGATAACCGGCGGGTTCATGTCCGGCCTGTCCGGGCTTTTCTCCGGTTTTAAGGTTCCCGGTTTCGCGAGCGGAGGCGTTTCCTACGGGCCGCAACTCGCCATGGTTTCCGAAGGCGCCTATTCGGCGGAAGCCCATGTGCCGCTGCCGGATGGACGTAACATCCCTGTTGACATCCGGGGACTGGCGCCGGTCAGCGGAGGCAATACTTTTGTTTTCAAAGCCAACCTCTCTTTGCCCACTCCCAGCGGCAACCAGAAGCAGGATGAAAGCTACCTGGAGAAAGTGGCCAAATCGCTGGAGCGGCAGTTCGATGGGTGGTTTGACCGGAGAATGCGGAACGCCCAAAGGCCGGGCGGCGCTCTCAATGGCGGGCCTGCCATATGA
- a CDS encoding DUF1799 domain-containing protein — protein MWTQWRGGGLGVIGLDYNVLPLVAEMVGATVTPEVFAKVTLLERKELTRMAARRTERG, from the coding sequence ATGTGGACTCAGTGGCGCGGCGGCGGGTTGGGCGTAATCGGACTGGACTACAATGTGCTGCCGCTCGTGGCCGAGATGGTCGGGGCGACTGTGACGCCGGAGGTTTTTGCCAAGGTGACGCTGCTGGAGCGCAAGGAATTGACCAGGATGGCCGCTAGGCGAACAGAGCGAGGCTGA